Proteins encoded by one window of Homoserinimonas aerilata:
- a CDS encoding mannose-1-phosphate guanylyltransferase — protein sequence MSETPALERFYSVIPAGGIGSRLWPLSRANAPKFLHDLTGSGKTLLRGTWDRLGPISGEQRIMVVTGRAHRAAVEEQLPELADHNVVLESEPKDSTAAIGLAAAILEHREPGVIIGSFAADHVISDTRGFRRAVVAAVEAADAGYIATIGITPTEPAIGFGYIHCGASLGLEAAPSAVAVDSFVEKPSLAVAKRYLADGNYLWNGGMFISRADVLLEELGRNEPELLEGLLELAEAWDTERRGATVDRVWPRLKKIAIDYTVAEPAAQAGRLAVIPGDFDWDDVGDFAAIGKLHSGGRKKNLAILGDDPRVLSDASTGVVVSHSGRLITLIGVEDIVVVDTPDALLITTTQNAQRVKSVVDALKLSGRGDVL from the coding sequence ATGAGCGAAACCCCCGCACTCGAACGGTTCTACAGCGTCATCCCGGCCGGCGGCATCGGCTCGCGGCTATGGCCGTTGTCGCGGGCGAACGCCCCGAAGTTCCTGCACGATCTGACGGGCTCGGGCAAGACCCTGCTGCGCGGAACCTGGGATCGCCTCGGCCCCATCTCCGGCGAGCAGCGCATCATGGTCGTCACCGGCCGGGCGCACCGTGCAGCGGTCGAGGAGCAGCTGCCGGAACTCGCCGACCACAACGTCGTGCTGGAGAGCGAGCCGAAGGACTCCACTGCCGCGATCGGGCTGGCCGCGGCCATCCTGGAGCATCGTGAGCCCGGCGTGATCATCGGCTCCTTCGCCGCAGATCACGTCATCTCCGACACGCGCGGCTTCCGGCGAGCGGTCGTCGCGGCGGTCGAGGCTGCGGATGCCGGATACATCGCGACCATCGGTATTACGCCGACCGAGCCCGCGATCGGTTTCGGCTACATCCACTGCGGTGCCTCCCTGGGCCTCGAGGCCGCCCCGAGCGCCGTCGCCGTCGACAGCTTCGTCGAGAAGCCGAGCCTGGCGGTCGCGAAGCGTTATCTCGCCGACGGCAACTACCTCTGGAACGGCGGCATGTTCATCTCGCGCGCCGACGTGCTGCTCGAGGAGCTGGGCCGCAACGAGCCGGAGCTGCTCGAGGGGTTGCTCGAGCTGGCTGAGGCGTGGGACACGGAGCGGCGCGGGGCGACCGTCGACCGCGTCTGGCCTCGCCTCAAGAAGATCGCGATCGACTACACGGTCGCCGAGCCCGCAGCGCAGGCGGGGCGGCTCGCGGTCATCCCCGGCGACTTCGACTGGGATGACGTGGGCGACTTCGCGGCGATCGGCAAGCTGCATTCGGGCGGTCGCAAGAAGAATCTGGCGATCCTCGGCGACGACCCGCGCGTGCTCTCCGACGCGTCCACCGGTGTCGTCGTGAGCCATTCCGGGCGGCTGATCACGCTGATCGGCGTCGAAGACATCGTCGTCGTCGACACTCCGGATGCGCTGCTGATCACGACGACGCAGAACGCGCAGCGGGTCAAGTCGGTCGTCGACGCTCTCAAGCTCTCGGGGCGCGGCGACGTCCTGTAG
- the sdhC gene encoding succinate dehydrogenase, cytochrome b556 subunit — translation MTAPAGTLYRGREGMWSWVLHRITGVGIFFFLLVHILDTALLRLSPEAYNAVIGTYQTPIMGIGEVGLVGAIGFHALNGLRIILIDFWSVGTKHHKLMFWIVIALWVVLMLGFTPRHLMNVFGG, via the coding sequence ATCACCGCACCAGCCGGAACCCTGTACCGGGGTCGCGAAGGAATGTGGTCGTGGGTGCTTCACCGCATCACGGGCGTCGGCATCTTCTTCTTCCTCCTCGTGCACATCCTCGACACCGCCCTCCTCCGGCTCAGCCCCGAGGCGTACAACGCGGTCATCGGCACCTACCAGACGCCCATCATGGGCATCGGCGAGGTCGGCCTGGTCGGCGCGATCGGATTCCACGCCCTCAACGGGCTGCGCATCATCCTGATCGACTTCTGGTCTGTCGGCACCAAGCATCACAAGCTGATGTTCTGGATCGTCATCGCGCTGTGGGTCGTGCTCATGCTCGGATTCACGCCGCGCCACCTCATGAATGTGTTCGGAGGCTGA
- a CDS encoding succinate dehydrogenase hydrophobic membrane anchor subunit, whose product MTVTIDNPRAPRTLPKRRGVNWEKWGWIYMRVSGIVLVVLIFGHLFVNLMVGTGVHAIDFAFVAGKWADPFWIVWDTALLWLALIHGANGMRTLINDYARGPVFRRILTWSLLGATVVLLILGTLVIYTFEPCPVGGPAELLPTFCGVSK is encoded by the coding sequence ATGACCGTGACAATCGACAACCCTCGTGCCCCCCGCACCCTCCCCAAGCGCCGCGGCGTCAACTGGGAGAAGTGGGGCTGGATCTACATGCGCGTCAGCGGCATCGTGCTCGTCGTGCTGATCTTCGGCCACCTCTTCGTCAACCTCATGGTCGGCACGGGCGTTCACGCCATCGACTTCGCCTTCGTCGCCGGCAAGTGGGCCGACCCGTTCTGGATCGTGTGGGACACAGCGCTGCTGTGGCTCGCCCTCATCCACGGTGCCAACGGGATGCGCACCCTCATCAACGACTACGCGCGCGGGCCCGTCTTCCGCCGCATCCTCACCTGGTCCCTCCTCGGGGCCACCGTCGTACTCCTCATCCTGGGAACCCTTGTGATCTACACCTTCGAACCGTGCCCCGTCGGCGGACCTGCCGAACTCCTCCCCACCTTCTGCGGGGTGAGCAAGTGA